From Carya illinoinensis cultivar Pawnee chromosome 5, C.illinoinensisPawnee_v1, whole genome shotgun sequence, one genomic window encodes:
- the LOC122310630 gene encoding LEAF RUST 10 DISEASE-RESISTANCE LOCUS RECEPTOR-LIKE PROTEIN KINASE-like 2.1 isoform X1 produces MRPKNLFPTIFPMLNLCIFLILSSLLPRKSQGVVNPYFQVCSAEPETCGDGQPIKFPFHIRNKQNRSCGYPGFELSCNYHGQPTINIQNNDYIIHNISYETQTLRVSNSDFWNSNNGCIPLTQNISLPGARFELAPFQTHVNLLFGCNASTLESTSRFSYPGCNHGENKNSSVLALPENDPKLRNVSKACTTRVVAPVLEPYERENGDGIEGVLRNGFRVKWKASECSSSQESGGRCGFNYSEWHFKCFCPDRPHAWHCISAGENKQKWMIPLVILSIGNIGATIVVIICYLRRKFPYFWKKKSVSHQNIEDFLKSVGPLVIRRYSYSDIKKMTNIFKEKLGQGGYGSVFKGKLQDGCLVAVKILKESRENGEEFVNEVASISRTSHVNIVTLMGFCFEGSNRALVYEFMPNGSLEKFIYKEYPSKADHQLEWKTLYNIAVGIARGLEYLHKGCNARILHFDIKPHNILLDKSYHPKISDFGLAKICSREESIISMLGTRGTIGYIAPEVFNRNFGGISHKSDVYSYGMMILEIVGGRKNIDIEGDRTSEIHIPHWIYKRLELDEDLSLQGLVMNEEDRKSAKKMIIVGLWCIQIDPSNRPTMGRVVDMLEGSSEYLQVPPKPFLSSSS; encoded by the exons ATGAGACCCAAAAAcctctttcccaccatttttcccaTGTTGAATCTATGCATATTCCTCATCCTCTCTTCTCTTCTGCCAAGAAAATCTCAAGGTGTAGTCAATCCTTATTTCCAAGTCTGCAGTGCTGAGCCTGAAACCTGCGGCGATGGGCAACCCATCAAGTTCCCATTCCACATCCGAAACAAGCAAAACAGGTCTTGTGGGTATCCTGGATTCGAGCTCTCTTGCAACTACCATGGCCAACCCACCATCAACATCCAAAATAACGACTATATCATCCACAACATTTCCTATGAAACCCAAACCCTTCGAGTCTCAAACTCTGATTTTTGGAATTCAAACAACGGTTGTATTCCTTTAACTCAAAACATATCCCTTCCTGGTGCCCGGTTCGAGCTAGCACCGTTCCAAACCCATGTGAATCTGCTTTTTGGTTGCAACGCTTCGACACTAGAGAGTACGTCAAGGTTTTCATATCCTGGTTGTAATCATGGGGAAAACAAAAACAGTTCGGTTCTGGCCCTGCCTGAAAACGACCCAAAGCTAAGGAACGTATCGAAGGCGTGCACAACTCGGGTGGTAGCACCCGTACTTGAACCTTATGAGCGTGAGAATGGAGATGGAATTGAAGGGGTCCTGAGAAATGGATTTCGGGTGAAATGGAAGGCCAGCGAGTGCAGCAGTTCCCAGGAAAGTGGAGGGCGGTGTGGATTCAATTACAGCGAGTGGCATTTCAAGTGCTTCTGCCCTGATAGACCTCACGCTTGGCACTGCATTTCTG CAggggaaaataaacaaaaatggaTGATACCATTAG TCATTTTATCTATTGGAAATATTGGGGCTACGATTGTGGTTATAATCTGCTACTTGAGGAGAAAATTTCCTTATTTTTGGAAGAAGAAAAGTGTATCACATCAAAATATCGAGGACTTTCTAAAGAGCGTTGGACCTCTTGTTATAAGAAGATATAGTTATTcagatatcaagaaaatgaccaacattttcaaagaaaaattaggGCAAGGGGGCTATGGGAGTGTCTTCAAGGGTAAGCTACAAGATGGTTGTCTTGTGGCGGTGAAGATTTTGAAAGAATCAAGAGAAAATGGAGAGGAATTCGTTAATGAGGTTGCAAGCATTAGTAGGACCTCCCATGTCAATATTGTCACTCTTATGGGCTTTTGTTTTGAGGGTTCTAATCGTGCACTCGTTTATGAGTTTATGCCTAATGGATCACTTGAGAAGTTTATATACAAAGAATATCCTTCAAAGGCTGATCATCAGTTGGAGTGGAAAACATTATACAATATTGCAGTTGGGATAGCTCGAGGACTAGAGTACTTGCATAAAGGTTGCAATGCACGAATCTTGCATTTTGATATAAAACCTCACAACATTCTTTTAGACAAGAGCTACCATCCAAAGATATCTGATTTTGGCCTTGCAAAGATATGTTCAAGAGAAGAGAGTATTATATCAATGTTGGGCACTAGAGGAACTATAGGATATATAGCTCCAGAAGTATTTAATAGAAATTTTGGAGGGATCTCTCACAAGTCAGATGTTTATAGCTACGGAATGATGATTTTAGAAATTGTTGGAGGTAGAAAGAATATAGATATCGAGGGTGATCGTACTAGTGAAATACACATTCCTCATTGGATTTACAAGCGCCTTGAACTAGATGAGGATCTAAGCCTGCAGGGCCTCGTGATGAATGAAGAGGATCGTAAAAGTGCAAAGAAGATGATAATTGTGGGTTTGTGGTGCATACAAATCGACCCTTCAAACCGACCAACAATGGGTAGAGTTGTGGATATGTTGGAAGGGAGTTCTGAGTACTTGCAAGTCCCACCCAAGCCTTTCTTGTCCTCCTCTTCATGA
- the LOC122310630 gene encoding LEAF RUST 10 DISEASE-RESISTANCE LOCUS RECEPTOR-LIKE PROTEIN KINASE-like 2.1 isoform X2, whose product MRPKNLFPTIFPMLNLCIFLILSSLLPRKSQGVVNPYFQVCSAEPETCGDGQPIKFPFHIRNKQNRSCGYPGFELSCNYHGQPTINIQNNDYIIHNISYETQTLRVSNSDFWNSNNGCIPLTQNISLPGARFELAPFQTHVNLLFGCNASTLESTSRFSYPGCNHGENKNSSVLALPENDPKLRNVSKACTTRVVAPVLEPYERENGDGIEGVLRNGFRVKWKASECSSSQESGGRCGFNYSEWHFKCFCPDRPHAWHCISGENKQKWMIPLVILSIGNIGATIVVIICYLRRKFPYFWKKKSVSHQNIEDFLKSVGPLVIRRYSYSDIKKMTNIFKEKLGQGGYGSVFKGKLQDGCLVAVKILKESRENGEEFVNEVASISRTSHVNIVTLMGFCFEGSNRALVYEFMPNGSLEKFIYKEYPSKADHQLEWKTLYNIAVGIARGLEYLHKGCNARILHFDIKPHNILLDKSYHPKISDFGLAKICSREESIISMLGTRGTIGYIAPEVFNRNFGGISHKSDVYSYGMMILEIVGGRKNIDIEGDRTSEIHIPHWIYKRLELDEDLSLQGLVMNEEDRKSAKKMIIVGLWCIQIDPSNRPTMGRVVDMLEGSSEYLQVPPKPFLSSSS is encoded by the exons ATGAGACCCAAAAAcctctttcccaccatttttcccaTGTTGAATCTATGCATATTCCTCATCCTCTCTTCTCTTCTGCCAAGAAAATCTCAAGGTGTAGTCAATCCTTATTTCCAAGTCTGCAGTGCTGAGCCTGAAACCTGCGGCGATGGGCAACCCATCAAGTTCCCATTCCACATCCGAAACAAGCAAAACAGGTCTTGTGGGTATCCTGGATTCGAGCTCTCTTGCAACTACCATGGCCAACCCACCATCAACATCCAAAATAACGACTATATCATCCACAACATTTCCTATGAAACCCAAACCCTTCGAGTCTCAAACTCTGATTTTTGGAATTCAAACAACGGTTGTATTCCTTTAACTCAAAACATATCCCTTCCTGGTGCCCGGTTCGAGCTAGCACCGTTCCAAACCCATGTGAATCTGCTTTTTGGTTGCAACGCTTCGACACTAGAGAGTACGTCAAGGTTTTCATATCCTGGTTGTAATCATGGGGAAAACAAAAACAGTTCGGTTCTGGCCCTGCCTGAAAACGACCCAAAGCTAAGGAACGTATCGAAGGCGTGCACAACTCGGGTGGTAGCACCCGTACTTGAACCTTATGAGCGTGAGAATGGAGATGGAATTGAAGGGGTCCTGAGAAATGGATTTCGGGTGAAATGGAAGGCCAGCGAGTGCAGCAGTTCCCAGGAAAGTGGAGGGCGGTGTGGATTCAATTACAGCGAGTGGCATTTCAAGTGCTTCTGCCCTGATAGACCTCACGCTTGGCACTGCATTTCTG gggaaaataaacaaaaatggaTGATACCATTAG TCATTTTATCTATTGGAAATATTGGGGCTACGATTGTGGTTATAATCTGCTACTTGAGGAGAAAATTTCCTTATTTTTGGAAGAAGAAAAGTGTATCACATCAAAATATCGAGGACTTTCTAAAGAGCGTTGGACCTCTTGTTATAAGAAGATATAGTTATTcagatatcaagaaaatgaccaacattttcaaagaaaaattaggGCAAGGGGGCTATGGGAGTGTCTTCAAGGGTAAGCTACAAGATGGTTGTCTTGTGGCGGTGAAGATTTTGAAAGAATCAAGAGAAAATGGAGAGGAATTCGTTAATGAGGTTGCAAGCATTAGTAGGACCTCCCATGTCAATATTGTCACTCTTATGGGCTTTTGTTTTGAGGGTTCTAATCGTGCACTCGTTTATGAGTTTATGCCTAATGGATCACTTGAGAAGTTTATATACAAAGAATATCCTTCAAAGGCTGATCATCAGTTGGAGTGGAAAACATTATACAATATTGCAGTTGGGATAGCTCGAGGACTAGAGTACTTGCATAAAGGTTGCAATGCACGAATCTTGCATTTTGATATAAAACCTCACAACATTCTTTTAGACAAGAGCTACCATCCAAAGATATCTGATTTTGGCCTTGCAAAGATATGTTCAAGAGAAGAGAGTATTATATCAATGTTGGGCACTAGAGGAACTATAGGATATATAGCTCCAGAAGTATTTAATAGAAATTTTGGAGGGATCTCTCACAAGTCAGATGTTTATAGCTACGGAATGATGATTTTAGAAATTGTTGGAGGTAGAAAGAATATAGATATCGAGGGTGATCGTACTAGTGAAATACACATTCCTCATTGGATTTACAAGCGCCTTGAACTAGATGAGGATCTAAGCCTGCAGGGCCTCGTGATGAATGAAGAGGATCGTAAAAGTGCAAAGAAGATGATAATTGTGGGTTTGTGGTGCATACAAATCGACCCTTCAAACCGACCAACAATGGGTAGAGTTGTGGATATGTTGGAAGGGAGTTCTGAGTACTTGCAAGTCCCACCCAAGCCTTTCTTGTCCTCCTCTTCATGA
- the LOC122310398 gene encoding probable leucine-rich repeat receptor-like protein kinase At1g68400, with protein MQSLPAVRSVAFPQSVLSLFRLYRLDLSYNNLSGDVPLEVNGLTHLLTFRLEENQFSGNHLSGEVPKSFSGFPESVFSQNHALCGSPLQNCKSVTTNLKIPGSNGAIASPLMLGTNPTTVVVSSPSSLPSSATPTRSASIHHSETSKLSMVALIAIILGDVFVLVVVSLILYCYFWRSYATKMREGKRSKLLESEKIVYSSSPYPTKNGFDRGRMVFFEGVKRFELEELLRASAEMLGKGGFGTA; from the exons ATGCAATCTCTTCCTGCAGTCCGTTCCGTCGCTTTTCCGCAGTCTGTTCTGTCACTTTTCCGGCTTTACCGCCTCGATTTGTCATACAATAACTTGTCCGGCGACGTTCCGTTGGAGGTCAACGGTTTGACTCACCTTCTCACTTTCCGGCTCGAGGAGAACCAGTTTTCAG GTAATCACCTCTCCGGTGAAGTACCCAAATCCTTCTCGGGTTTCCCAGAATCagttttttctcaaaaccacgCTCTCTGTGGGTCACCATTGCAAAACTGCAAGAGCGTCACGACCAACCTGAAGATACCCGGATCCAACGGAGCCATAGCCTCGCCGTTAATGCTGGGTACTAACCCCACCACTGTAGTGGTATCATCGCCGAGTTCACTCCCTTCAAGCGCCACACCGACCAGATCGGCTAGTATTCACCACTCTGAAACCTCCAAATTAAGTATGGTGGCTTTAATCGCCATAATCCTCGGCGATGTGTTTGTCCTGGTTGTAGTCTCTCTCATCCTCTACTGCTACTTTTGGCGAAGCTATGCGACCAAAATGCGGGAGGGCAAGAGGTCGAAGCTCCTAGAGAGCGAGAAGATCGTTTACTCATCGAGCCCGTATCCGACAAAGAACGGGTTCGACAGGGGTCGAATGGTGTTCTTCGAGGGTGTGAAACGGTTCGAGCTGGAGGAACTGCTTCGTGCCTCAGCGGAGATGTTGGGGAAAGGTGGGTTCGGGACAGCGTAG